The nucleotide window AGGTGAGGGTGAAGATGCCCAGGACAATCCAGCGGAGCTGCACGGCCGCGGCCTCGACAGGGGAAATATGGGCACTGGGGAGAATGGATGGTAGCGCGCGCCCGCGGCCTTGTCAACCGCCGCCGCGACTCAACTCCAGAAGACCCATACAAAGAGGTAGGCGGCGGTTGTGGCCGCAAGGGTAAACGGCAGGCCGATGCGCGCGAACTGCCCGAAGGTGACCTTGTGCCCCTGCCGCCGCAGGACTCCCACGGCCACGACATTGCACGAGGCCCCGATGGGCGTGATGTTGCCGCCGATGCACGCGCCGATGAGAAGGCCCGCCGCGTAGAGGAACGGCTCGCCGCCCACGCTGGCCGCCAGACCCTTCGCCACGGGCAGCATCACGGCGACATAGGCGATATTGTCTACGAACGCCGACACGGCGACGCTGAGCCACACGATGAGGGTATAGGCGGCGAACTGGTTGCCGCCCACGAGACGCGCGATGCCATCGGCAATGGCCTTCACCCAGCCGAAGCAGTTCATCGCGTAGGCGATGGCGAAGATGCCCGCGAGGAAGAAAACGGTCGGCACGTCGTAGCGCTTCAGGACTTCCTTCGCCTCCTTCGGCTCGCGCCAGAGGCCCCAGGCGAAGGCCAGCGCGCCCAGGATCACGTTGCCCGTGCCCGCCAGCCACACGAAATCGGGGTCGAAGCGCGACGAGGAGGCGAGGAAGGCGATCATCACGGCGATGAAACCCACGGGCACCCAGGTCTTCGGCGGCGTGACCTCGAGGTGCGCCATCGGCTCGCGCTCGCGGCGGAAGATGAAGAAGAGCGCCAGCGCGCTCACCGCCGCCCCGACCTGGATGGCGAAGAAGATGGCCGGCTTGCCCTGGTGGACGAAGAAGTCGTTGAACCCCAGGCGGAACTCGGCGGCGAGGAGCATGCTCGGCGGGTCGCCGATCAGCGTGGCCGCGCCCTGGAGGTTGGCGCTCACGGCAATGCCGACGAGCAACGGCACGGGATGGGCGCCCGTGCGCTGCGCCATGGCCAGCGCCACGGGCGCCACCAGCAGCACCGTCGTCACGTTGTCCACAAACGCCGAGATGAAGCCCGAGAACACGCACACCGCCACCAGCGCCGCGCGGGCCGTGCGGCAGCGCTCCGCGATGCGGTCGGCCAGCAGCACCGGCACGCCCGAGCGCATGAACAGGTCGGCGATCATCATCGCGCCCGCGAGCACGCCCAGCACGTTCCAACTGATCCCCTCGCGCGCGATGGCCGCGAGGGTGAACGCGCCCTGCGGGTCCTGGCCCGGCAGCAGGTAGCGGGCCGCGACGAGCGCGACTACGCCGGCCCACAGCACCTTCACGCGGTGCCCCGTGGCGAAGCACAGCCAGCCGTACACGACGACGAATACGGCCAACACGATCCAGGCGAGCATCGCGCGATTCCTCTTGGGCCATGGCGGTCCCAGCGCCACGGCTTCGGTGCATGATAAGGGGCGATGCCGGCTGTGTCAACCGCTGACGCAGGTTTGACAGGGCGGGCGAATTGTGGTTCCATTCGCACACGACGCGTGCTATGATTAGCGAAGAGGGTGTCAGGAGACCTTCGGCAATGAGTCTGCTTGTGCTGGCGGCCTTGTGCGCCGCAGTGCTGCTGGGCGGCTACGTGCTTTATGGGCCGATGCTGTCGCGGCTGCTCGGGCTTGACCCACACGCCAAGACGCCAGCGGTGGAATTGCGGGACGACGCGGACTACGTGCCGATCAGTCCGCGTTTTCTTATCGGCCAGCACTTCTCGGCGATTGCCGCGGCCGGCCCCATCGTGGGGCCGATCCTGGCCGGGCTGATGTTCGGCTGGGTGCCCGCGCTGCTGTGGATCGTGCTCGGCTCGATCTTCATCGGCGGGGTGCACGATATGGCCGCGCTTGTCGCCTCGGTGCGCCATAGGGCCCGCTCGATCGCCGAGGTGGTGAAGGAGCACATGACGCAGCGGGCCTACCTGCTGTTCCTGGGTTTCGTGTGGCTCGCGCTCGTCTATGTGATCGTGGCGTTCACCGACATCACGGCCTCCAGCTTCGTCGGCGTGCAGGAGCTTGAGAGCGGCGAGAGAGTCTCGGGCGGGGGCATCGCCACGTCGTCGCTGCTCTACCTGGCCTTGCCCGTGGTGATGGGCGTGCTGCTGCGCTACGCGGGCCTGTCGCTGCGGTGGGCCACGATCATTTTCCTGCCGCTCGTAGGCGTGGCCATCTGGGCGGGGCAACACATTCCCCTGGACCTGGCCGCGTTGCTGGGCCTCTCGGGCAACCAGGCGGTGAAGGTGTGGGACGTGTTGCTGCTGGCTTACTGCTTCGTGGCGTCGGTGGCGCCGATGTGGATCCTGCTTCAGCCGCGCGGGCACTTGGGTGGCTACTTCCTCTTCGCCTCGCTGGCCGCGGCGCTGCTGGGCGTCGTGTTCGGCGGCAACGTGGCCCAATTCCCTGCGTTCCGGGGCTGGACGGCGCCGGGTGGCGACGCGTTGTTTCCCATTCTCTTCATCACCATCGCATGCGGCGCGTGCTCGGGGTTCCACGCCATCGTGGCGTCGGGCACCACGTCGAAGCAGTTGCGATACGAGACCGATGCGAAGCCGATCGGCTACGGGGCGATGCTGCTGGAGGGCATGGTGGCGGTGGTGTCGCTGCTGTGCCTCATGATGCTGGCGCCGGGCGATGCGGCGCTCAAGAGCCCGAAGCCCAACTTCATCTATGCGCTGGGCATCGGCAAGTTCCTGGGCGTCGTGGGCATTGACCCGGTGCTGGGCATCTCGTTCGGCCTGATGGCGTTCACGACGTTCGTCTACGACACGCTGGACGTGTGCACGCGCCTCGGGCGGTACATCGTGCAGGAACTGCTGGGCTGGCAATCGCGGGGCGGGCGCTGGTTTGCCACGGCGCTCACGGCCGCGGTGCCACTGGCGTTCGTGATGCGCACCACGCTCGACGCCAAGGGGGCCGTCATCCCCGCCTGGAAGGTGTTCTGGGGCCTCTTTGGCGCAAGCAACCAGTTGCTGGCGGCGCTCACGCTGATCGGCGTCACCGTGTGGCTGTGGCGCACGGGGCGCGCGCGCTGGGGCTGCCTGATCACGGGCCTGCCCGCTGTGTGGATGTATGTGATGAGTGTGTGGGCGCTGGTGCTGGCGATCGCGGGCAGCTTCGGGGCCAAAGGAGTCACGGCGGACCCTGTGCCGTGGGTGGCCCTGGTGCTGATCGGGCTGGCAGGGCTGATGCTGGTCGAGGCTGTGCGCGTGTTCATCAGGCCCCTGTCGCGGCCCCCCGCGCCCGCCACGGCCTGAGGCCGGACATGGAACGGGAGAGCGAATCGCTTCGCCCTCCCGGGATGCGTACGCGGTGCGCGTCTCATACCGTCAGCATCGTGCGCAGGTTCGAGAGGTCCACCAGGTGCTGGCGCTCCTCGTCAATCAGCTCGTCCACCATCGCCGCGTCGCGGTCCGACACGAGCGTCTTCATCTCGCTGAGGAAGAGCAGGGTGTTCTTCTCGAAGAGGATGGCCGTGGACACCGCCGCGACGTCGCCGCCGGCGTCCTGCGCCAGCTTGACGGCGGCCTCCTCGTTCGGGAAGGTCTTGCCGTTCATCAGCGCGTTCATGTAGTTGGCGTACTCGCCCGGATAGGTCTCGTTCTGGGCGGGGAGGCCCAGGCGGTCGCGGAGGGCGGTGAAGGCCTTCTCGTGGCCCTCTTCCTGGACGGCGAGCCGCCGGGCCGCTTCCTTGAGCACGGGGCTCTTCGCGCATTTCGCCAGAGCGTCGTAGAAGAGCTTGCCGTTGTGCTCTTCCTCGATCGCCATCTGCACCACCTCGGCCACTCGGAACAACCCACCGTTCGCCATCGGCCTGCCTCCTCACGCTGTGTGTGACGCGGATGCCCGAGACCAGTCCCCCCGCTTCGCCTATCATAGGGCAGAGAGCGTTGCGGCGCAAGGCGAAGAAAGGGACAGACGGGACCCAGGGGACAAGCAGGGATGGGGTCCATGGTGTCTCGCTTCGTCCCAGTGTCCCTTGGGTCTCTTCCCCCTCATGGGCGGCGCGGGGTCTGGCAGTTGCGCCGCTGCTCGGAATCGGTATACTGCATGCGGGAGTTGACGCGGGATTCGCCTATGGTTCATCGCATCGAGGTCGGTTATCGGCACGGGGTGCGGGACGCGCACGGCGAGGGCGTGGCGGAGAGCATCCGCACGTTCCTCGGCCTGCCGGTCGAAACGGTGCAGACGCGCACCGTCTACAAGGTGCACGCCGACCTGACGCCGGCCGAGGTGGAGGCCGTGCGCCGCGAGTTCACGGACCCCGTGATCGAGCGCTCGGCGGTGGGTCGGCTCGATGCTCCGCCTTTCCACTGGATGCTCACGGTGGGCTACAAGCCGGGCGTGACCGACAACGTCGGCCGCACGTCGAAGACGGCCATCGAGGACATCCTGGGCCGCCGCTTGCCCGACGCCGACGCGGTGTACACCGAGCGGCAGTTCCTGCTCACCGGCGCCGAGCTGGGGCGGGACGACGTGCGCCGCATCGGCACCGGGCTGCTGGCTAACGAGCTGATCGAGACGATCACGGTGCAGAGCCTCGAGGAGTGGCGGGCGGCCGAGCCCGACCTCTCGATCCCCGTCGTCGAAGGCGAACAGCGCCCGACGGTGCGCGAGTACAACCTCCGGGTCTCCGACGCCGAGTTGATGCGGATCAGTTCCGAGGGCATCCTGTCGTGCTCGCTGGAGGAGATGCACGCGATCCGCGACTATTTCGCCGACCCGGCCCGACAGGCCGAGCGGCGGCGCTACGGCCTCGGGCCGAACCCCACCGACGCCGAACTGGAGATGATCGCGCAGACCTGGAGCGAGCACTGCAAGCACAAGATCTTCAATGCCGAGATCGAGTACGTGGAGGATGGCCAGGTCTCGCGGATTGATTCGCTGTTCAAGAGCTACATCCGCCGAGCCACGGAGGACCTGCGCGACCAGTGCCCCTGGCTCCTCAGCGTGTTCCACGACAACGCCGGCGTCATCGCCTTCAACGACCAGTGGAGCCTCGCCTACAAGGTCGAGACCCACAACAGCCCGTCGGCGCTCGACCCCTACGGCGGCGCCATCACGGGCATCGTGGGCGTGAACCGCGACCCGTTCGGCACTGGGAAGGGGGCGCAGCTTCAGATCAACGTGTGGGGCTACTGCCTCGGCTCGCCCTTCTTCGAGGGCGAGTTGCCCGAGGGCCTGCTGCACCCGCGCCGCATCCGCGACGGCGTGCACAAGGGCGTGATTGACGGCGGCAACCAGAGCGGCATCCCCTACGCCCGTGGTTGGGAGATCTTCGACGAGCGCTACCTCGGCAAGCCGCTGGTCTACTGCGGCACCGTGGGCATCCTGCCCCGCACCCTTCACGGCCAGCCCTCCGAGCACAAGAAGGCCAACCCCGGCGACCTCATCGTGATGGCCGGCGGCCGTATCGGCAAGGACGGCATCCACGGCGCCACCTTCTCGTCCGAGGAGCTCCGCAAGGAGTCGCCCGCCCAGGCCGTGCAGATCGGCGACCCGATCACGCAGAAGAAGATGACCGACTTCCTGCTCGAGGCCCGCGACCTGGGCCTCTACACGTGCATCACCGACAACGGGGCAGGAGGGCTCTCGTCCAGCATCGGCGAAATGTCCACGTCGGCCGGCGGCGCGGAACTCGACCTGGCCGCCGCCCCGCTGAAGTACCAGGGCCTGGACCCGTGGGAGATTCTGCTCTCCGAGGCCCAGGAGCGCATGAGCTTGGCCGTGCCGCCGCCGCACATCGCGGCGTTCCTCGACCTGGCCCGCCGCCGCGAGGTCGAAGCCACCGTGCTCGGGCGCTTCACCGACTCGGGCAAGTTCCACGTCCGCTACGGCGACCGCACGGTGGCGCTGGTGGACCTCGAGTTCCTCCACAGCGGCCTGCCCAAGATGCGCCTGAAGGCCGTGTGGACGCCGCCCCGGCCGCCCGAGCCGCACCTGGCCTCGGCCCCCCCCGTCGCGGTGGCGCTGCCCGACCTGCTCGCCGAGTTGAACCTGTGCTCCCTCGAGAAGAAGAGCCGCCAGTACGATCACGAGGTCAAGGGACTCACCGTCGTCAAGCCCTTCGTCGGCCTCTACAACGACGCGCCGTCCGACGCCTCGGTCTTCCTCGCCGACTACGACGGCGTCGAGGGCATCGTGCTCACCGAGGGGATCAACCCGCACTACTCGGACGTGGATACGTACCACATGGTCGGGGCCATCATGGACCTGGCGCTCCGCCGCGCCGTGGCGACGGGCGCGCGGCTCGACCACATGGCCGGCCTCGACAACTTCTGCTGGCCCGACCCCGTGCAGAGCGCCAAGACGCCCGACGGCCACTACAAGCTCGCACAACTCGTCCGCGCCAACAGGGCCCTCTACGACTACGCCACCGCTTTCGGCGTGCCCCTCATCAGCGGCAAGGACTCGATGAAGAACGACTCGACGCGCGGCGGGGTCAAGATCTCCATCCCGCCCACGCTGCTGTTCTCTGTCATCGCCAAGATGGACGACGTGCGGAAGGCGGTGACGATGGACGCGAAGTGCGCGGGCGACCTGGTCTACGCGGTGGGCGAGACGAAGGCCGAGCTGGGCGGGAGCGAGTACGCCCGCTACCTGGGCCGTCTGGACGGCCACCCCGAGCGGATCGGCGCCAGCGTGCCCCGCGTCTGCGCCTCGGTAGCCAAGGCCACCCTGGCGGCGATGGCGCAGGCCATCGAAAAGGGCCTCGTGCACTCGGCCCACGCGCCCGGCAAGGGCGGGCTAGGCGTGGGCCTGGCCAAGGTGGCCTTCGCCGGCGAGCTGGGCATGGCCATTGACCTGCGGCGCGTGCCCGCCCTTCGCGTGGACCGTGACGATGTGCTGCTATTCTCGGAATCCAGCAGCCGCTTCCTCGTCACCGTGGCGCCCGCCGACCGGGCGGCCTTCGAGGAGACGCTAGGCGGCCTGCCCTGCGCCTGCATCGGCGAGACGACCGACGAGCCGCACCTGCGCCTCGTCGGCCTCGACGGCGCGCCCGTCCTCGACGCCAGCGTGATTGACCTGAAAGCGAGGTGGAAGGCCACCTTCGAAGGAATCTGAAGCGGATGAATGGATGAATGCAGGAGAAGAGCAGGGGTGCTCTTCATCCATCCAACCATCCAACCATCCACCCATCCATTCATCCTCTCCCGGGTAACCACGGGGCCTGCGATGGCACAGGGAACGGTCAGATATGCCAAGTGACGTGAGAGCCTTGATCATCACCGGCTTCGGCCTCAACTGCGAGGCCGAGACCGCCCACGCCTTCCGCCTGGCCGGCGCGATGCCCGAGCGGGTGCACCTCAACGACCTGCTCGACGGCCGTCGCTCGCTCGAGGAGTTCCACATCCTGGCCGTCATCGGCGGCTTCTCGTTCGGCGACCACATCGCCAGCGGGCGCGTGCTGGCCAACCGCCTCAAGCACCGCCTCGACGAACCGCTCCAGCGCTTCATCGCCGACGGCAAGCTCATCATCGGCATCTGCAACGGCTTCCAGACCATCGCCAAGCTCGGCATCCTGCCCGGCTTCGACGGCGACTATCGCCGCCAGACGGTGACCCTGACGCACAACGACTGCGGGGTGTTCCGCGACGCCTGGGTGCGGCTGCGCATCGAGCCCGACTCGCCGTGCGTCTTCACCCGCGGCCTCGAGCGGCTGGAGGTGCCCGTGCGCCACGGCGAAGGCAAGTTCGTGCCACTCGACGACAAGGTGCTCGAGCGCATCGAGCGCGAGCGCCTCGTGGTCTGCCGCTACGCCGACCCCGAGACCGGCGAGCCCACCGTGCGCTTCCCGCACAACCCCAACGGCTCGGTCGCCGCCATTGCCGGCCTGTGCGACCCGAGCGGCCGCATCTTCGGCCTCATGCCGCACCCCGAGGCGCACCTGTTCCCGTGGAATCACCCGCACTGGATGCGGCATGCGATCGCCGGCGCCCTGCCCGCCGAGGGCCAGGGCGTGGCCGTCTTCCGCAACGCGGTCGCCTTCGCCCGAGCGACGCTGCTCTGAGCCGCCGGCTCCGCCCGGGGCCGGGGCCAAGTGCCGCTCCCCAGAGAAGGGGGCGCGCTCGGGCAGGGCTCGGGTGAGGGGCCCGGGCATTCGGCCTGCTGTCGCGTCAGGGCGTGGCAGGGCGGAGGAAGGCGCGCAGGAACGCCGTTTCCTGCGGGTCGTACGGCGTGCCGTCGCGGCGGAAGAGGTCGTGGTGCCACACCGGCGGGTCGGGGTCGCCCTTCTTCGAGCCCCAGGGCAGATGCGTCTGGGTCTTGCCGTTCACCAGGCCCCAATTGTAGCAGGCGATCTTCTCGTGCTGGAAGAAGGGCAGATGGGACTTCGGCAGGCTGCCCATGCTGCGCGCCAGCCACTCGGTGCACAGGAGGGGCCGCCCGTGGGCCTTCAGCCCCGCCACCAGGCCCTTCACGGCGTCCAGGTTGCCGTAGCTGTGGAAGCTCGCGACGTCGGAGAGCTCGACCTGCGCGGCGTTGTAGTCCCGGAGGCCGCCGTTCCACACGCCGATGGTGAGGGGCTGGGTGGGCTTGGCCTTCCGCGCCCAGGCGAAGCACGCGCGCACCAGCGGCAGGCTCTTGCCGCCCATGCCCGAGTTGCCAGGCTCATTGTAGAGGTCCCACACGACGATCCGCTCGTCGCGGGCGAAGTGCCCGACGATATCGGCCACGTACCGCTCCAGGTCGGGCCAGGCCTTCTCGTCGGCTACGCGCTCGTGGCCGGGGCTGGGGGTCCAACCGGAGTTGTGGACGCCTGGCACCGGGTCGTCCTGCTTGCCGAGATAGGGCTGCTTGTTCGCAAAGGCGCAGTCGTCGAAGAGCACGGGCATGGTCGAGAGGCCGCGCTTGGCGGCGATGCCGACGAACTGGTCGAGCCGCTTCAGCGTGCCCTCGGGGTCGCGCTGCCAGACGAGGTATTGCACGAAGACGCGGGTGGAGTTGAAGCCGAGGCCCTGGGCCAGCGCCAGCTCGCGGTCAATCAGGGCGGCGTCGAAGGTCTCGGCCTGCCACATTTCGGTGGTGTTGACGGCGTTGCTGGGCACGTAGTTGCAGCCGACGAGCCACGGTTGCCGGGCATGCCAGGCATTCGCCTGCTCGGCGCTCCATCGCCTTGGGGCCTCTCCCGTCGCCACCGCCGCAACCGCCAGGACGGCGAGCGGGCAGGAGAGCACACAGGTCACCATCTCGTGTCACTCCTGGGGGCTAGCCTTGGCAAGTCCCTCGGCCACCGCCGCCTCACGGAGGCGCGGGTCCGAGGTCGAGATTCGGACGGTCACCCCGGACTCCTGGGCCAAGAGCTTCGCGGAGGCCAAGTGTATCGCATCCATGCCGCGAAGGCTGTGGGTACCACAGAGGTCTCCCGCGAGTTCTACGATTCGTTGTGTGACCTCGACGACAATGTAGTCCTTCCACGCAATGGCCAAACTGGAATTGGCTTTGCGGTGGTCCTCCGGGGAAAGGTAGCCGTCGCGCTGCTTCCGCGCGAACGCGCTGCGGACCCCGGCATAGGCAATGCGGGAACTGGCCAGCTCATCAGCGGCCCCCGCCAGCCGCTTCGTCGCTGCGCTGTCGGACTCCTGGAGGAAGAGCTTGACCATATCGCTGCTATCGAGGTGGAGAGTCACTCGCGATCCTCGACGATGATCTCGGATGCAGGCTTGCCTCCGACCGGGATCGGGTGTTCCAGCCCCTTGGGCTTCCCGCCGCTCCAGCTCACAAGCCCTCTCTTGATCAGCGGCTCGAGCTTCCTGCGGAGTTCTGCCTCCGCGGACGGAACGACACGGGCGAACGGGCGACCGCGATCCGTCAGTTCCACGTCCTCGCCCTCGCGCACCTTGCGCGCGTAGTAACCGAGCCTGTTCTTGAACTCTCGCAGCCATGCCCTCACCATTGGGGTCACCTCCACAGTGGGCTTGTACCTACATTGTGCCGTGCTTGTGGCTACAATGCAAGCATCTGGGGGGGACCGGGCAGTTCAGGCGGATCAGGCGAACCGGTCCGTGAAGCGCCCCTCAGCCGCCCTGTTCGCCGAGCCGCGCGATGTGCGGCAGGTCACGGTAGCGGCCTGCGTGGTCGAGGCCGTAGCCCACGACGAACACGTCGGGCACCTCGAAGCCGCAGTAGTCAATCGCCACCTCGACCCGCCGCCGGCTGGGCTTGTCGAGGAGCACGCAGGTGCGCACGGACCGCGGCCCCGCCGCCTCGACGGCCCCCCGCACCGCGGCCAGGGTGCGGCCCGTGTCCGCAATGTCGTCCACGATCAGCACGTCGCGGCCCTTCAGGTCGAGCGGCTCGAAGCCGTTCATCACGACCCGGCCGCTCGACATGGTGCCGTCGCCGTAGCTCGACGCCT belongs to Planctomycetota bacterium and includes:
- a CDS encoding SLC13 family permease translates to MLAWIVLAVFVVVYGWLCFATGHRVKVLWAGVVALVAARYLLPGQDPQGAFTLAAIAREGISWNVLGVLAGAMMIADLFMRSGVPVLLADRIAERCRTARAALVAVCVFSGFISAFVDNVTTVLLVAPVALAMAQRTGAHPVPLLVGIAVSANLQGAATLIGDPPSMLLAAEFRLGFNDFFVHQGKPAIFFAIQVGAAVSALALFFIFRREREPMAHLEVTPPKTWVPVGFIAVMIAFLASSSRFDPDFVWLAGTGNVILGALAFAWGLWREPKEAKEVLKRYDVPTVFFLAGIFAIAYAMNCFGWVKAIADGIARLVGGNQFAAYTLIVWLSVAVSAFVDNIAYVAVMLPVAKGLAASVGGEPFLYAAGLLIGACIGGNITPIGASCNVVAVGVLRRQGHKVTFGQFARIGLPFTLAATTAAYLFVWVFWS
- a CDS encoding type II toxin-antitoxin system VapC family toxin produces the protein MTLHLDSSDMVKLFLQESDSAATKRLAGAADELASSRIAYAGVRSAFARKQRDGYLSPEDHRKANSSLAIAWKDYIVVEVTQRIVELAGDLCGTHSLRGMDAIHLASAKLLAQESGVTVRISTSDPRLREAAVAEGLAKASPQE
- a CDS encoding carbon starvation CstA family protein, with translation MSLLVLAALCAAVLLGGYVLYGPMLSRLLGLDPHAKTPAVELRDDADYVPISPRFLIGQHFSAIAAAGPIVGPILAGLMFGWVPALLWIVLGSIFIGGVHDMAALVASVRHRARSIAEVVKEHMTQRAYLLFLGFVWLALVYVIVAFTDITASSFVGVQELESGERVSGGGIATSSLLYLALPVVMGVLLRYAGLSLRWATIIFLPLVGVAIWAGQHIPLDLAALLGLSGNQAVKVWDVLLLAYCFVASVAPMWILLQPRGHLGGYFLFASLAAALLGVVFGGNVAQFPAFRGWTAPGGDALFPILFITIACGACSGFHAIVASGTTSKQLRYETDAKPIGYGAMLLEGMVAVVSLLCLMMLAPGDAALKSPKPNFIYALGIGKFLGVVGIDPVLGISFGLMAFTTFVYDTLDVCTRLGRYIVQELLGWQSRGGRWFATALTAAVPLAFVMRTTLDAKGAVIPAWKVFWGLFGASNQLLAALTLIGVTVWLWRTGRARWGCLITGLPAVWMYVMSVWALVLAIAGSFGAKGVTADPVPWVALVLIGLAGLMLVEAVRVFIRPLSRPPAPATA
- a CDS encoding phosphoribosylformylglycinamidine synthase subunit PurQ, whose protein sequence is MPSDVRALIITGFGLNCEAETAHAFRLAGAMPERVHLNDLLDGRRSLEEFHILAVIGGFSFGDHIASGRVLANRLKHRLDEPLQRFIADGKLIIGICNGFQTIAKLGILPGFDGDYRRQTVTLTHNDCGVFRDAWVRLRIEPDSPCVFTRGLERLEVPVRHGEGKFVPLDDKVLERIERERLVVCRYADPETGEPTVRFPHNPNGSVAAIAGLCDPSGRIFGLMPHPEAHLFPWNHPHWMRHAIAGALPAEGQGVAVFRNAVAFARATLL
- a CDS encoding cellulase family glycosylhydrolase, giving the protein MVTCVLSCPLAVLAVAAVATGEAPRRWSAEQANAWHARQPWLVGCNYVPSNAVNTTEMWQAETFDAALIDRELALAQGLGFNSTRVFVQYLVWQRDPEGTLKRLDQFVGIAAKRGLSTMPVLFDDCAFANKQPYLGKQDDPVPGVHNSGWTPSPGHERVADEKAWPDLERYVADIVGHFARDERIVVWDLYNEPGNSGMGGKSLPLVRACFAWARKAKPTQPLTIGVWNGGLRDYNAAQVELSDVASFHSYGNLDAVKGLVAGLKAHGRPLLCTEWLARSMGSLPKSHLPFFQHEKIACYNWGLVNGKTQTHLPWGSKKGDPDPPVWHHDLFRRDGTPYDPQETAFLRAFLRPATP
- the hpt gene encoding hypoxanthine phosphoribosyltransferase, which encodes MSPGEVLFTADQIARRVAELAADIRRDGPDGPLTVLAILHGAAVFVNDLLRHLDGETTMELIEASSYGDGTMSSGRVVMNGFEPLDLKGRDVLIVDDIADTGRTLAAVRGAVEAAGPRSVRTCVLLDKPSRRRVEVAIDYCGFEVPDVFVVGYGLDHAGRYRDLPHIARLGEQGG
- a CDS encoding AIR synthase-related protein; translated protein: MVHRIEVGYRHGVRDAHGEGVAESIRTFLGLPVETVQTRTVYKVHADLTPAEVEAVRREFTDPVIERSAVGRLDAPPFHWMLTVGYKPGVTDNVGRTSKTAIEDILGRRLPDADAVYTERQFLLTGAELGRDDVRRIGTGLLANELIETITVQSLEEWRAAEPDLSIPVVEGEQRPTVREYNLRVSDAELMRISSEGILSCSLEEMHAIRDYFADPARQAERRRYGLGPNPTDAELEMIAQTWSEHCKHKIFNAEIEYVEDGQVSRIDSLFKSYIRRATEDLRDQCPWLLSVFHDNAGVIAFNDQWSLAYKVETHNSPSALDPYGGAITGIVGVNRDPFGTGKGAQLQINVWGYCLGSPFFEGELPEGLLHPRRIRDGVHKGVIDGGNQSGIPYARGWEIFDERYLGKPLVYCGTVGILPRTLHGQPSEHKKANPGDLIVMAGGRIGKDGIHGATFSSEELRKESPAQAVQIGDPITQKKMTDFLLEARDLGLYTCITDNGAGGLSSSIGEMSTSAGGAELDLAAAPLKYQGLDPWEILLSEAQERMSLAVPPPHIAAFLDLARRREVEATVLGRFTDSGKFHVRYGDRTVALVDLEFLHSGLPKMRLKAVWTPPRPPEPHLASAPPVAVALPDLLAELNLCSLEKKSRQYDHEVKGLTVVKPFVGLYNDAPSDASVFLADYDGVEGIVLTEGINPHYSDVDTYHMVGAIMDLALRRAVATGARLDHMAGLDNFCWPDPVQSAKTPDGHYKLAQLVRANRALYDYATAFGVPLISGKDSMKNDSTRGGVKISIPPTLLFSVIAKMDDVRKAVTMDAKCAGDLVYAVGETKAELGGSEYARYLGRLDGHPERIGASVPRVCASVAKATLAAMAQAIEKGLVHSAHAPGKGGLGVGLAKVAFAGELGMAIDLRRVPALRVDRDDVLLFSESSSRFLVTVAPADRAAFEETLGGLPCACIGETTDEPHLRLVGLDGAPVLDASVIDLKARWKATFEGI
- a CDS encoding ferritin family protein, whose protein sequence is MANGGLFRVAEVVQMAIEEEHNGKLFYDALAKCAKSPVLKEAARRLAVQEEGHEKAFTALRDRLGLPAQNETYPGEYANYMNALMNGKTFPNEEAAVKLAQDAGGDVAAVSTAILFEKNTLLFLSEMKTLVSDRDAAMVDELIDEERQHLVDLSNLRTMLTV
- a CDS encoding type II toxin-antitoxin system prevent-host-death family antitoxin — its product is MVRAWLREFKNRLGYYARKVREGEDVELTDRGRPFARVVPSAEAELRRKLEPLIKRGLVSWSGGKPKGLEHPIPVGGKPASEIIVEDRE